From Desmospora profundinema, a single genomic window includes:
- the trxA gene encoding thioredoxin — protein sequence MAIKDVTDQNFTSEVESGTVLVDFWAPWCGPCKMIAPELEKLDQEVGDKLKIAKVNVDNNPDTAGRFGVMSIPTLMVFKDGEMVDKLHGFQPKEQLLEWLNPHF from the coding sequence ATGGCGATTAAAGACGTCACTGATCAAAACTTTACTAGTGAAGTGGAATCCGGCACGGTTTTGGTTGACTTTTGGGCCCCGTGGTGCGGTCCCTGCAAAATGATTGCTCCCGAACTGGAGAAATTGGACCAGGAAGTGGGCGACAAACTGAAAATCGCCAAGGTGAACGTGGATAATAACCCTGATACTGCCGGTCGTTTCGGGGTGATGAGCATCCCGACCCTGATGGTTTTTAAAGACGGGGAAATGGTGGATAAACTCCACGGCTTCCAACCGAAGGAACAATTGCTGGAGTGGTTGAACCCCCACTTTTAA
- a CDS encoding electron transfer flavoprotein subunit alpha/FixB family protein, with protein sequence MSKNVLVLADVRDGELRNVSLECLAAASQVAEGGVVTAAVFGSDAKGQVDKLSHHGADQVVTVSNPKLDQYTTDAYFQAFKQVIDKTDPDVIFTGHTAVGRDVSPRIAARLGLGLVSDCTAVDFSDGKIVFTRPIYAGKAFVKKAVREGKVFATLRPNNIAALEADTSRSAVAEELEVDIAEDSLRTLVKELVRKTSDGVDLSEARIVVAGGRGVKSADGFKPLEELAEVLGAAVGASRGACDAEYCDYALQIGQTGKVVTPDLYIACGISGAIQHLAGMSNSKVIVAINKDPEASIFSVADYGIVGDLFDVVPMLTEEFKKVLVES encoded by the coding sequence ATGAGCAAAAACGTATTGGTTTTGGCCGATGTACGTGACGGAGAGTTGCGCAATGTATCCTTGGAGTGTCTGGCCGCCGCTTCCCAGGTGGCTGAGGGAGGCGTCGTGACGGCTGCTGTGTTCGGAAGTGACGCTAAGGGACAGGTGGATAAACTGTCCCACCACGGTGCGGATCAAGTAGTGACGGTTTCCAACCCCAAACTGGATCAATACACGACAGATGCTTACTTTCAAGCTTTCAAACAAGTGATCGATAAAACGGATCCGGATGTGATTTTCACCGGACACACCGCTGTAGGAAGGGATGTCAGTCCACGGATCGCCGCCCGTCTGGGTCTGGGTCTGGTGTCGGATTGCACCGCTGTTGACTTCAGCGACGGTAAGATCGTCTTCACCCGCCCGATCTACGCTGGGAAAGCGTTTGTCAAAAAAGCCGTACGGGAAGGGAAAGTGTTTGCCACCTTACGTCCCAACAATATCGCTGCACTGGAAGCGGACACAAGCCGGTCCGCTGTGGCGGAGGAGCTGGAAGTCGATATCGCGGAAGATTCCTTACGCACCTTGGTGAAAGAGTTGGTACGTAAAACATCTGACGGTGTCGATTTGTCCGAAGCTCGGATCGTGGTTGCCGGCGGCCGGGGTGTGAAGAGTGCCGATGGCTTCAAACCGCTGGAAGAGTTAGCGGAAGTGTTGGGGGCGGCTGTCGGGGCTTCCCGTGGAGCCTGTGACGCCGAGTACTGTGATTATGCCTTGCAGATCGGTCAAACAGGGAAAGTGGTGACACCTGATCTCTACATCGCCTGCGGCATCTCCGGGGCGATCCAACACTTGGCCGGGATGTCCAACTCCAAAGTGATCGTGGCCATCAACAAAGATCCGGAAGCCAGCATTTTCAGCGTCGCGGATTACGGGATTGTCGGCGATTTGTTTGATGTGGTGCCGATGCTGACGGAGGAGTTCAAAAAAGTTCTGGTGGAAAGCTGA
- a CDS encoding electron transfer flavoprotein subunit beta/FixA family protein: protein MNILVVMKQTFDTEERIVIEDGQISEEGVEFVINPYDEYAVEEAIRLRDEHGGEVTVITVGPERAEQALRTAMAMGADKGVIVDDEDLESPDEYSIAKVLAAVIEDLEYDIILGGYMAVDDGSAQVGPRLAELLDIPHISTITKLTVDGDKVEVEKDVEGDVEYLEAKLPILVTAQQGLNDPRYPSLPGIMKAKKKPLERLDLDDLDLDEDELEGKTETLEIFLPPEKEAGKILEGELNEQAQELVQLLRNEAKVI, encoded by the coding sequence ATGAACATTTTAGTCGTGATGAAGCAAACCTTCGACACCGAAGAGCGAATCGTGATTGAAGATGGTCAAATCAGCGAAGAAGGGGTGGAGTTTGTCATCAACCCCTATGACGAGTATGCGGTGGAAGAAGCGATCCGCCTGCGTGACGAACATGGCGGGGAAGTGACCGTCATCACCGTGGGACCGGAGCGGGCAGAACAAGCATTGCGAACGGCGATGGCCATGGGAGCCGACAAAGGAGTCATCGTCGATGATGAAGATCTGGAATCCCCGGATGAGTACTCCATCGCCAAAGTGTTGGCGGCGGTAATCGAGGATCTGGAGTACGACATCATTCTTGGCGGTTATATGGCTGTTGATGACGGTTCGGCTCAAGTGGGACCGCGATTGGCGGAATTGTTGGATATTCCCCACATTTCCACCATCACCAAGCTGACTGTGGACGGGGACAAAGTGGAAGTGGAGAAGGACGTGGAAGGGGATGTGGAATATTTGGAGGCGAAGTTGCCGATTCTGGTGACTGCGCAACAAGGGTTGAATGATCCCCGTTACCCGTCCCTTCCGGGGATCATGAAAGCGAAGAAAAAGCCGTTGGAGCGGTTGGACCTCGATGATCTCGACCTGGACGAGGATGAACTGGAAGGGAAGACGGAAACATTGGAAATCTTCCTGCCCCCGGAAAAAGAAGCCGGTAAGATTCTGGAAGGCGAATTGAACGAACAGGCCCAGGAATTGGTTCAATTGCTTCGCAATGAAGCAAAAGTCATCTGA
- a CDS encoding TetR/AcrR family transcriptional regulator — protein MAKRTGEKYDAIIDAAVRVIAEYGYHQSQVSKIAREAKVADGTIYLYFENKDDVLISLFNEKMGAFISDVETALGEVPSAVEQLRELIRLHFEYLESNSQLAIVTQIELRQSNPEVRKQIGLILKKYLNVIDQVIQRGVEQGLFHDDFDPRTARRMIFGTIDETVTSWIMKDCKYSLKDQIEPITKLFLKGIGK, from the coding sequence ATGGCCAAGCGTACCGGTGAAAAATATGACGCGATCATTGATGCAGCGGTTCGTGTGATTGCGGAATACGGATACCATCAATCCCAAGTCTCCAAAATCGCCCGGGAAGCCAAGGTGGCGGATGGCACGATCTACTTGTACTTTGAGAACAAGGATGATGTGTTGATCTCATTGTTCAATGAGAAGATGGGTGCCTTCATCTCAGATGTGGAGACGGCATTGGGCGAGGTTCCATCCGCAGTGGAACAACTGCGGGAGCTGATCCGTCTACACTTTGAATACCTGGAGAGCAACAGCCAATTGGCGATTGTGACCCAGATTGAGCTCCGCCAGTCCAATCCCGAAGTGCGAAAGCAAATCGGCTTGATTCTAAAAAAATACTTGAATGTGATCGATCAAGTGATTCAACGGGGAGTGGAACAGGGGTTGTTTCATGATGATTTTGACCCTCGCACCGCACGTCGTATGATCTTTGGCACCATTGACGAGACGGTCACTTCCTGGATTATGAAGGATTGCAAGTACAGCCTGAAAGATCAGATTGAGCCGATCACTAAGCTGTTCCTGAAAGGGATTGGGAAGTAA
- a CDS encoding long-chain-fatty-acid--CoA ligase, whose translation MSTQEKPWFKNYPEPTARQLNYPDHSLPFFLEQAAREFPNREAIHFMGKRLSYRELLHDVYRMANALDTLGVQKGERVAIMLANSPQAVIAYYAVLILGGVVVQTNPMYKERELEHQLSDSEAETIICLDLVYNQVAKVRPRTSLKRIIVTSIKDYLPFPKNWLYPLKLKKDGLQVNVPYGSDDVYAFSGLMKKALPTPVECRVESMEEIALLQYTGGTTGLAKGAMLTHRNTIVNVVQCGAWMHKGERGKEKVLGIVPFFHVYGMTVVMNYAVYMAATMVLLPRFNVDDTLKTIQSERPTLFPGAPTMYIALINHPDIRKYDLSSIEACMSGSAPLPLVVQEKFEKLTGGRLVEGYGLTETSPVTHGNPIWEKRKHGSIGLPWPDTDARVVDLETGEELEPGGVGVIEVKGPQVMKGYWKREEETAKVIRDGWFNTGDIGTMDDEGYFYIMDRQKDLIIAGGFNIYPREVEEVLYDHPAIQEAAVIGVPDPYRGETVKAFIVPKKGQELTEEELNAYCRDKLANYKVPRLYEFREELPKTTVGKVLRRALLEEEKKKLDASEEAEKSVENR comes from the coding sequence ATGTCCACGCAAGAAAAGCCTTGGTTCAAGAACTATCCTGAGCCGACCGCCCGTCAGTTGAATTATCCGGACCATTCACTGCCCTTTTTCCTGGAGCAGGCAGCCAGGGAGTTTCCGAACCGGGAAGCGATTCATTTCATGGGGAAACGTCTTTCCTACCGGGAATTGTTGCATGATGTTTACCGGATGGCCAATGCCCTGGATACACTCGGGGTACAGAAAGGGGAGCGGGTTGCCATCATGTTGGCCAACTCCCCCCAGGCGGTGATCGCGTACTATGCAGTCCTCATTCTGGGAGGCGTCGTTGTCCAAACCAATCCCATGTATAAAGAACGGGAATTGGAACACCAGCTGTCCGATTCGGAAGCGGAAACGATCATTTGTCTGGATCTCGTTTACAACCAAGTAGCCAAGGTGCGGCCCCGAACCTCGTTGAAGCGGATCATTGTCACCAGCATCAAGGATTACCTCCCATTTCCCAAGAACTGGCTCTACCCGCTTAAGCTGAAAAAAGACGGGTTACAGGTCAATGTTCCTTATGGCAGTGACGATGTATACGCTTTTTCTGGCCTAATGAAGAAAGCGCTTCCAACTCCGGTGGAGTGTCGTGTGGAATCGATGGAAGAGATTGCGCTTCTCCAATACACCGGGGGGACTACCGGTTTGGCCAAGGGGGCGATGCTGACCCACCGCAATACCATTGTCAATGTCGTTCAGTGTGGTGCGTGGATGCACAAGGGGGAACGCGGCAAAGAAAAAGTGTTGGGAATTGTACCTTTCTTTCATGTGTACGGAATGACCGTGGTGATGAACTATGCGGTTTACATGGCTGCCACGATGGTGTTGCTGCCCCGCTTCAATGTGGATGACACCTTGAAGACGATCCAATCGGAACGGCCGACGTTGTTTCCCGGTGCACCGACGATGTATATCGCTTTAATCAACCATCCGGATATCCGTAAATACGATCTGTCGTCCATAGAAGCGTGCATGAGCGGTTCCGCACCACTGCCGCTGGTGGTGCAGGAAAAGTTTGAGAAGCTGACCGGCGGCCGCTTGGTGGAAGGGTATGGATTGACGGAAACTTCCCCGGTTACGCACGGCAACCCGATTTGGGAAAAGCGTAAGCATGGCAGCATCGGCTTGCCTTGGCCGGATACGGATGCCCGGGTGGTGGATCTTGAGACGGGAGAAGAGCTGGAACCCGGCGGTGTGGGTGTGATTGAGGTGAAGGGTCCTCAGGTGATGAAAGGATACTGGAAACGGGAAGAAGAGACGGCCAAGGTCATAAGGGACGGCTGGTTTAATACCGGGGATATCGGTACGATGGACGATGAAGGTTATTTTTACATCATGGATCGGCAGAAAGATTTGATTATCGCCGGCGGCTTCAATATCTACCCCCGGGAAGTGGAGGAGGTCCTCTATGATCATCCGGCCATCCAGGAAGCCGCAGTGATTGGGGTGCCGGATCCTTATCGAGGAGAGACGGTCAAAGCGTTTATTGTTCCCAAGAAAGGACAAGAGCTGACCGAGGAAGAACTGAACGCTTATTGTCGTGATAAGCTGGCCAATTACAAAGTCCCCCGATTGTATGAGTTCCGGGAGGAACTGCCGAAAACAACGGTGGGCAAGGTGTTGCGAAGGGCCTTGTTGGAAGAGGAGAAGAAAAAATTAGATGCTTCGGAAGAGGCGGAGAAATCAGTGGAAAATCGTTAA
- a CDS encoding spore germination protein — MISLKVSETEDWKTRKVDKRLEINTQVLDEVLGVEKSFDVVKRDLQYAGKRFALYFVDGFAKDDILNRVMEHLALLDREDLLPNPVKHLVETHVGYLEVETTEKLEDIVAGVLSGPVALLVDGATEAILIDVREYPARNPEEPDMERVVRGSRDGFVETLVFNTALTRRRLRDPSLRVEIMTVGKRSKTDVCLVYLEDVADPDLVEIMRNSIQKVETDGLPMAEKSLEEFIFGRHWNPYPMVRYTERPDVASVHLMEGHVLVYVDTSPSVMITPTTFFHHLQHAEEYRQKPIVGASLRWVRFAAIWISLFLLPLWYLFSVQPELLPEALRFIGPKDPGKVPLLLQLLIGELGVEILRMASIHTPNPLATALGLIAAILLGEMAVNVGLFTPEVILYLAAAVIGTYATPSYEMGLANNLVRVALLLLTAWLKVWGLVIGVVVWFVILAMTRSLQTPYLWPLIPLNPKALLDVLVRSPMPIKTKRPRILSPGDPDRKGGG, encoded by the coding sequence ATGATTTCATTGAAGGTATCGGAAACGGAAGATTGGAAAACGCGAAAAGTGGATAAACGCTTGGAAATCAACACCCAGGTATTGGATGAGGTCCTGGGTGTGGAAAAAAGCTTTGATGTGGTTAAGCGGGACTTGCAGTATGCGGGCAAGCGCTTTGCCTTATACTTTGTTGACGGATTTGCCAAAGACGATATCTTAAACCGGGTGATGGAACACCTGGCGTTGTTGGATCGGGAAGATCTTTTGCCCAATCCGGTCAAGCATCTGGTGGAAACCCATGTGGGTTATCTGGAAGTGGAAACGACCGAGAAGCTGGAAGATATTGTGGCCGGTGTCTTGTCCGGCCCGGTTGCCCTGTTGGTGGATGGTGCAACGGAAGCGATTTTAATCGATGTTCGTGAGTATCCTGCCCGTAACCCGGAAGAGCCGGATATGGAACGGGTGGTGCGGGGTTCCCGTGACGGGTTTGTGGAAACCCTGGTGTTTAACACTGCCCTGACCAGACGGCGGCTGCGGGATCCTTCTCTTCGGGTGGAGATTATGACTGTTGGTAAACGATCCAAAACGGATGTTTGTCTCGTTTATCTGGAGGATGTGGCGGATCCCGATTTGGTGGAAATAATGCGAAACTCCATACAAAAAGTGGAGACGGACGGATTGCCGATGGCGGAGAAAAGTTTGGAGGAATTCATCTTTGGCCGCCATTGGAATCCGTATCCCATGGTGCGATATACGGAGCGTCCCGATGTGGCCTCGGTTCATCTGATGGAAGGACATGTACTGGTTTATGTGGACACATCCCCCAGCGTGATGATTACTCCCACCACGTTTTTTCATCATCTGCAGCATGCGGAGGAATACCGGCAAAAACCGATAGTGGGTGCATCGCTGCGCTGGGTGCGGTTTGCAGCGATTTGGATCTCGCTGTTTCTGCTGCCTCTGTGGTATCTGTTTTCCGTACAGCCGGAGCTGCTGCCGGAAGCGCTTCGCTTTATCGGTCCCAAAGATCCGGGGAAGGTTCCCCTGTTGTTGCAGTTGTTGATCGGGGAGCTAGGAGTGGAAATTTTACGGATGGCTTCGATTCATACCCCCAACCCGTTGGCTACGGCCTTGGGTTTGATCGCGGCGATCCTGCTGGGGGAGATGGCTGTCAATGTCGGTCTGTTCACCCCAGAGGTGATCCTGTACCTGGCTGCTGCCGTCATCGGTACATATGCCACCCCCAGTTATGAAATGGGACTGGCCAATAACCTGGTCCGGGTCGCGCTGTTGCTCCTGACCGCTTGGTTAAAGGTGTGGGGGCTGGTGATCGGAGTGGTGGTCTGGTTTGTCATACTGGCCATGACCCGATCATTGCAAACGCCTTATCTATGGCCGCTCATTCCCCTCAATCCCAAGGCCTTGTTGGATGTGTTGGTTCGGTCGCCGATGCCGATTAAAACCAAGCGCCCCCGCATCCTTTCTCCCGGAGATCCGGATCGAAAAGGGGGAGGCTGA
- a CDS encoding BaiN/RdsA family NAD(P)/FAD-dependent oxidoreductase has product MDADVIVVGGGPAGLMAGAAAGMHGAQVLLLDKGQKLGRKLAISGGGRCNVTNNREAAEVIRHIPGNGRFLYSPFSTFDNRDIIRFFEELGVTLKEEDEGRMFPVSDRAQAVVDALLHRLRQLHVEMRTGVKVTDLLFDGSRVAGVRLADGKILRAAGVIVAVGGKSVPQTGSTGDGYDWAVAAGHTVTELFPTEVPLTSAEPWIRNRSLQGVSLRGVQLSVWNPKGKKLVEHTGDLLFTHFGLSGPIALRCSQFVVKTLKRFNTPTVRLILDFFPVETGDDLQRRFYQRWQSAPQKSLKNMLKSILPERVVPLLMEQAALDPAITWANFSKAACHRLVSLLKSFPIEVNGTLPLEKAFVTGGGIHLKEIVPRTMESKKKTGLYFAGEILDIHGYTGGYNITAAFSTGFTAGKNAAEQALGTRA; this is encoded by the coding sequence ATGGATGCCGATGTAATCGTGGTGGGTGGCGGCCCCGCTGGATTGATGGCGGGAGCGGCGGCAGGAATGCACGGGGCGCAGGTTCTGCTGCTGGACAAGGGGCAAAAGCTGGGGCGCAAGTTAGCCATTTCGGGTGGCGGGCGCTGCAATGTAACCAATAACCGGGAGGCAGCGGAAGTGATCCGGCACATCCCCGGTAACGGCCGGTTTTTATACAGCCCTTTTTCTACCTTTGACAACCGCGATATCATTCGCTTTTTCGAAGAGTTGGGAGTCACGTTAAAAGAAGAGGACGAAGGGCGCATGTTCCCTGTATCGGACCGGGCGCAGGCAGTCGTGGATGCCCTCCTTCACCGATTGCGTCAGCTCCATGTGGAAATGCGCACCGGTGTAAAAGTGACGGACCTCCTTTTTGACGGAAGTCGTGTCGCCGGCGTCCGGTTGGCTGACGGAAAAATCTTGCGTGCAGCCGGTGTGATTGTGGCTGTCGGCGGCAAATCGGTTCCGCAAACCGGTTCCACCGGAGACGGATACGATTGGGCCGTCGCTGCCGGTCACACTGTTACAGAACTTTTCCCCACCGAGGTGCCGCTCACTTCTGCCGAGCCCTGGATCCGGAACCGAAGCCTTCAGGGAGTTTCCTTGCGGGGTGTTCAGCTGTCGGTCTGGAACCCCAAAGGAAAAAAGCTGGTGGAACATACCGGTGACCTGCTGTTTACCCACTTCGGTCTGTCAGGTCCCATTGCATTACGGTGCAGCCAATTTGTCGTGAAGACGTTGAAGCGATTCAACACCCCCACGGTACGATTAATCCTGGATTTTTTTCCCGTCGAAACAGGCGATGATCTCCAACGACGTTTCTATCAACGCTGGCAATCCGCTCCCCAAAAGAGCCTGAAAAACATGCTGAAATCGATTTTGCCGGAACGAGTGGTTCCCCTTCTCATGGAGCAAGCGGCTTTGGATCCGGCGATCACATGGGCCAACTTTTCCAAAGCGGCCTGCCATCGACTCGTTTCCCTTTTGAAATCCTTTCCTATCGAAGTTAACGGCACCTTGCCATTGGAAAAAGCGTTTGTCACCGGTGGCGGAATCCATTTGAAGGAGATTGTCCCCCGCACCATGGAATCCAAAAAAAAGACCGGCCTCTACTTTGCCGGCGAAATTTTGGACATCCATGGTTACACCGGGGGATACAACATCACTGCCGCTTTCAGCACCGGTTTCACCGCCGGTAAAAACGCCGCAGAACAAGCCCTGGGAACGCGGGCTTAG
- the ade gene encoding adenine deaminase has protein sequence METLESYKRRTDVATGKIPADLVLKNGKVIDVFNGGWMDGDVAIIDGTIVGVGRYSGKEERDVSGLYLSPSFIDGHAHVESAMVTPTEFARIVLPHGVTAIVADPHEIANVAGADGIDYLLADSEGLPMDFFFMLPSCVPATSFEQAGAELDAEALQPYYSHPRVLGLGEVMDYPSVAAGNRGILKKILDASRHGLRVDGHAAGIGPEGINAYAAVGIRSDHECVSADEARERLKRGMYLMIREGSVAKNLQALLPVVTERNARRCLLVTDDKHVDDLAREGSVNHPMQMAIRQGLDPVTAIQMVTLNTAECFGIPAKGAIAPGYDADIVALEDLSTGKVERVWKGGRLVAENGRLLADAIADHRPELPVRVKESIRLAPLSPSDLHLPLTTETAHVIGIIPDSLITEHRVETVFRQEGRFIPDPDKDLLKLAVVERHRATGSAGIGIVKGLGLKRGAIGSTVAHDSHNMILAGTNDRDMLLAAQALKQMNGGLVAVEDGEIVASLPLPIAGLLSDQPAQSILEPLSTLNQQVRRLGVSITNPFVTLSFLALPVIPHLKLTDQGLFDTDRQCFIAVDTGEALA, from the coding sequence ATGGAAACATTGGAATCCTATAAACGAAGGACGGATGTGGCAACGGGAAAAATTCCTGCCGATCTTGTATTGAAAAACGGAAAAGTGATCGATGTGTTTAATGGGGGATGGATGGACGGGGACGTTGCCATCATCGATGGAACCATCGTCGGAGTGGGACGTTATTCCGGTAAAGAGGAGCGGGACGTTTCCGGCCTGTATCTTTCCCCTTCTTTCATTGACGGACACGCCCATGTGGAATCCGCCATGGTGACCCCAACCGAGTTCGCCCGAATCGTCCTTCCCCACGGAGTGACCGCCATTGTGGCCGACCCTCACGAAATCGCCAATGTGGCCGGAGCGGATGGAATCGATTATTTGTTGGCGGACTCGGAAGGATTGCCGATGGACTTTTTTTTCATGCTCCCTTCCTGTGTTCCAGCCACTTCCTTTGAACAGGCGGGGGCGGAGTTGGATGCGGAAGCACTCCAACCCTATTACTCCCATCCCCGCGTACTGGGACTGGGGGAAGTGATGGATTATCCTTCGGTTGCTGCCGGGAATCGGGGAATACTGAAAAAGATCCTGGATGCATCCCGACATGGTTTGCGGGTGGACGGACATGCTGCCGGCATCGGACCGGAAGGAATTAACGCATATGCCGCTGTGGGAATCCGGTCGGATCATGAATGCGTCAGCGCCGACGAAGCACGGGAGCGTTTAAAGCGAGGGATGTACCTCATGATCCGGGAAGGATCCGTAGCCAAAAACCTGCAAGCCCTTCTGCCGGTTGTCACGGAGCGGAATGCCCGCCGCTGCCTGCTGGTGACGGATGACAAACACGTGGATGATCTGGCCCGGGAAGGAAGCGTCAACCACCCCATGCAAATGGCCATCCGCCAAGGATTGGATCCCGTCACCGCCATTCAGATGGTGACCCTTAATACAGCCGAGTGCTTTGGCATTCCCGCCAAGGGTGCCATCGCTCCCGGTTATGATGCCGACATCGTCGCGCTGGAGGACTTATCGACAGGCAAAGTGGAGCGCGTTTGGAAAGGGGGGAGGCTCGTTGCTGAAAACGGGCGTCTGCTGGCTGATGCCATTGCCGATCACCGGCCCGAGTTACCGGTCCGAGTAAAGGAAAGCATTCGGCTCGCACCCTTGTCGCCATCGGATCTCCATCTCCCTCTTACGACGGAAACCGCCCATGTGATCGGCATTATTCCCGACAGTTTAATAACCGAACACCGGGTGGAAACGGTCTTCCGTCAAGAAGGTCGATTTATCCCCGATCCGGATAAGGACCTGCTCAAACTGGCCGTGGTGGAACGACACCGTGCGACCGGATCCGCCGGTATTGGCATTGTAAAAGGACTGGGCCTGAAACGGGGAGCGATCGGCTCCACTGTGGCCCACGACTCGCACAATATGATTCTCGCCGGCACCAACGACCGCGATATGCTTCTCGCCGCCCAGGCGCTAAAGCAAATGAACGGAGGGCTGGTGGCCGTGGAAGACGGAGAAATTGTCGCTTCCCTTCCTCTCCCGATCGCCGGATTGTTGTCGGACCAACCGGCTCAATCCATCCTGGAGCCGCTGTCCACCTTAAACCAACAGGTGCGGCGATTGGGCGTCTCCATCACCAATCCTTTTGTCACCCTTTCCTTTCTGGCGCTGCCCGTCATTCCTCATTTGAAACTGACCGATCAGGGACTGTTTGACACCGACCGCCAATGCTTTATCGCAGTGGACACAGGGGAAGCGTTGGCATGA
- a CDS encoding RsmB/NOP family class I SAM-dependent RNA methyltransferase produces MDRLPEDYQSQMKAGLGGEYPAFLKTYQHSPHRGLRINTLKLSREEAMKLLPFTLEPIPWCPTGFFYPHGLDRPGKHVFHAAGLYYIQDPSAMAPVEALDPQPGEAVLDLCAAPGGKTTQIAAKMDGAGLLVANEIMAPRRKVLVENLERCGVVHSIVLGERPDRLAARFAGFFDRILIDAPCSGEGMFRKDPETAERWSLKATEQCAVLQGDILESAAPMLKSGGVLVYSTCTFNPRENEQVIDRFIRDHPSFSLETVPGHEYYQPGRPDWADTNQALSVTSRLWPHHLKGEGHFVARLRKAPGPEGRRQRPGKFPPVHGEAMKQFKGFVQENLKDDPTEKPFTLFGEHLYQTHKNIPPLKGMVVERAGLHLGQSKRSHFVPSHAWAMTLDPAIVKRSVSFDPKDPDLHRYMMGEAIPSDLPKGWTLVMVDRFPLGWGKVSGGLLKNHLPKWLRWDAHFMDESGSSDT; encoded by the coding sequence ATGGACCGACTACCCGAGGATTATCAAAGTCAGATGAAGGCAGGCCTGGGCGGCGAGTATCCGGCCTTCCTAAAAACATACCAACACTCCCCTCACCGGGGACTTCGCATCAATACATTAAAACTGTCACGGGAAGAAGCGATGAAGCTCCTCCCATTCACCCTGGAACCGATTCCATGGTGCCCCACCGGATTCTTTTATCCACACGGATTGGATCGGCCTGGGAAACATGTGTTTCATGCTGCCGGCCTTTACTATATCCAGGATCCGAGTGCGATGGCACCGGTGGAAGCGCTGGATCCTCAACCAGGGGAAGCCGTGCTGGATCTGTGTGCGGCACCGGGGGGGAAAACTACACAGATTGCCGCCAAGATGGATGGCGCAGGACTGCTCGTAGCCAATGAGATTATGGCTCCGCGCCGTAAAGTATTGGTGGAAAACCTGGAACGTTGCGGGGTTGTCCATTCCATCGTCCTGGGAGAACGACCGGATCGGCTAGCCGCCCGTTTTGCGGGTTTTTTCGACCGTATCTTAATCGATGCCCCCTGCTCCGGTGAAGGCATGTTTCGTAAGGATCCCGAAACGGCCGAACGCTGGAGTCTGAAAGCGACTGAACAATGTGCCGTCCTGCAAGGGGACATACTGGAATCCGCCGCTCCGATGCTGAAATCCGGCGGTGTTCTGGTCTACTCCACCTGCACCTTTAACCCTCGCGAAAATGAGCAAGTGATCGACCGATTTATTCGAGATCACCCCTCCTTTTCCCTGGAAACCGTTCCGGGGCATGAATATTATCAACCCGGCCGTCCGGACTGGGCCGATACCAATCAAGCCCTTTCCGTAACTTCCCGACTCTGGCCTCATCATCTTAAGGGGGAAGGCCACTTTGTCGCCCGACTGCGCAAAGCGCCGGGACCGGAAGGCAGGCGTCAGCGACCCGGAAAATTTCCGCCTGTTCACGGGGAAGCGATGAAGCAATTTAAGGGGTTTGTACAGGAAAACCTGAAAGACGACCCCACGGAAAAACCATTTACCCTGTTTGGAGAGCATTTGTATCAGACCCACAAAAATATACCCCCTCTCAAAGGGATGGTCGTGGAACGGGCGGGACTTCACCTAGGGCAATCCAAGCGTAGCCATTTTGTTCCCTCACACGCATGGGCCATGACATTGGATCCGGCCATTGTCAAACGGTCCGTCTCGTTTGATCCGAAAGACCCCGATCTTCATCGCTATATGATGGGAGAAGCCATCCCTTCCGACCTACCAAAAGGATGGACTCTGGTTATGGTGGACCGGTTTCCGCTGGGATGGGGCAAAGTATCCGGGGGACTGTTGAAAAACCACCTCCCAAAATGGCTCCGTTGGGATGCCCACTTTATGGATGAATCCGGTTCTTCCGACACCTAA